Proteins from a single region of Gammaproteobacteria bacterium:
- the xerD gene encoding site-specific tyrosine recombinase XerD — protein METATASAAAPPRLPEDELACLERFLDALWMERGLTRATLSAYRNDLEGLGRWLAGGGRTLATAGSGDLHDYLATRVRSGARPRTTARLVSSMRRFYQYLVREGLARSDPSSRIDAPRLGRPLPKSLTETEVEALLAAPDASAALGLRDRAMLELLYAAGLRVSELVGLALTRVNPRQGVVRVLGKGGKERLVPVGEEALAWLETYLRDSRPVLLGGRASEAVFVTARGDAMTRQAFWHLIKRYAHRAGIVKPLSPHTLRHAFATHLLDHGADLRVLQMLLGHSDLSTTQIYTHIARERLKSLHARHHPRG, from the coding sequence ATGGAGACCGCCACCGCGTCGGCCGCCGCGCCGCCGCGACTGCCTGAAGACGAGCTCGCCTGTCTGGAACGCTTCCTGGACGCGTTGTGGATGGAGCGCGGCCTGACGCGCGCGACCCTGAGCGCCTATCGCAATGATCTCGAAGGACTCGGGCGCTGGCTGGCCGGCGGCGGCCGTACGCTGGCGACAGCGGGGAGCGGTGACCTGCACGACTACCTCGCGACGCGGGTGCGCTCCGGCGCACGCCCGCGAACCACCGCGCGGCTGGTGTCCAGCATGCGCCGCTTCTATCAGTATCTGGTGCGTGAGGGGCTTGCCCGGAGCGACCCCAGCAGCCGCATCGATGCCCCCAGGCTGGGGCGGCCGTTGCCCAAATCGCTGACCGAGACCGAGGTCGAGGCACTGCTCGCCGCGCCCGACGCGTCCGCCGCGCTGGGCCTGCGCGACCGTGCGATGCTGGAGCTGTTGTACGCCGCGGGTCTGCGCGTCTCGGAGCTGGTGGGCCTGGCCCTGACCCGCGTCAATCCGCGCCAGGGCGTCGTGCGCGTCCTCGGCAAGGGCGGCAAGGAACGCCTGGTCCCGGTTGGCGAAGAGGCGCTGGCATGGCTGGAGACCTATCTGCGCGACAGCCGTCCCGTCCTGCTGGGCGGGCGTGCGTCAGAGGCGGTGTTTGTCACCGCGCGCGGTGACGCGATGACGCGCCAGGCCTTCTGGCACCTGATAAAGCGCTACGCGCACCGGGCCGGGATCGTGAAGCCGCTGTCGCCGCACACCCTGCGTCACGCCTTCGCGACCCACCTGCTGGATCATGGCGCGGACCTGCGCGTGCTGCAGATGCTGCTCGGCCATAGCGACCTCTCGACTACACAAATCTATACGCACATCGCGCGCGAACGGTTGAAAAGCCTGCATGCCAGGCACCACCCGCGTGGCTGA
- a CDS encoding DsbC family protein: MLKNVLAAALLATVCLTPLAGAEDAVPEAVRKMLTAIIPDQTPDAVRAAPIGGFYEVTYGAETFYLSADGRYLLQGDLLDLKTQVNLTEKRRSEHRLALMRTVKKEDAIVFSPQDKPRHTVYVFTDIDCGYCRQMHKEMKRYNDLGIEIRYLAYPRTGIDSPSYDKAVSVWCADDRKAALTEAKAGRQPPERRCDNPVDAEFSLGGKLGVNGTPTLVFSDGSMLPGYLNPAQLTQYLNTQLAN, from the coding sequence ATGCTGAAGAACGTCCTTGCCGCCGCCCTCCTGGCCACCGTCTGCCTCACACCGCTCGCCGGGGCGGAGGATGCCGTGCCCGAGGCGGTGCGCAAGATGCTGACCGCGATCATTCCGGATCAGACGCCGGACGCGGTGCGCGCGGCGCCGATCGGCGGTTTCTACGAGGTGACGTACGGCGCGGAAACGTTCTATCTCAGCGCGGACGGACGCTATCTGCTGCAGGGCGACCTGCTCGACCTGAAGACCCAGGTCAACCTCACCGAGAAGCGGCGCTCCGAACACCGCCTGGCCCTGATGCGGACGGTGAAGAAGGAGGACGCCATCGTGTTCTCCCCGCAGGACAAGCCCAGGCACACGGTGTACGTCTTCACCGACATCGACTGCGGCTACTGCCGCCAGATGCACAAGGAGATGAAGCGCTACAACGATCTCGGCATCGAGATCCGCTACCTGGCGTATCCCCGCACCGGCATCGATTCCCCGTCTTATGACAAGGCGGTCTCGGTGTGGTGCGCGGACGACCGCAAGGCGGCGCTGACCGAGGCGAAGGCCGGGCGCCAGCCCCCCGAGCGCCGCTGCGACAATCCCGTGGATGCGGAGTTCTCGCTGGGCGGCAAGCTCGGCGTGAATGGTACGCCCACGCTGGTGTTCAGCGACGGCAGCATGCTGCCCGGCTATCTCAACCCGGCCCAGCTCACCCAGTACCTGAACACCCAGCTCGCCAACTGA